From a single Sulfolobus sp. E5-1-F genomic region:
- a CDS encoding MFS transporter, whose amino-acid sequence MKVRILTLTSLSHFINDGNSWFLPVAFTFLITYLNISKFLIGILSGVFFFGISALASPLVSRIADKFTNYSRIMGIGILLWGIGLILFGYSLQLHVLPLTFISVAIAGFASAFYHPIGAAVLSITYKGNAGIALGINGSMGSLGRAIYPTLTLSLFAILNKDMTLDALIIGLISIIAALPSLFLKITITKEEDPKTPSLSNTTNTRSALFVVILLTIIALLRSIFGQGISQFLPTLLVENYGYSYNVNLGEVITIALAAAVVGQPILGFLSDRVGRRLIYAISTFGAAIMLLLFLRIPNIALLSLFGFFNFSAFPLMLSIVGDFVPRNSASFANSLVWGLGVTGGGVIGPIVVGAISQVSNLVFASEIVTIMAFIAGALIALIPRPPKKSKVPLFG is encoded by the coding sequence ATGAAAGTCAGAATATTAACCTTAACTTCATTATCTCACTTTATAAACGACGGAAATAGCTGGTTTCTTCCGGTAGCCTTCACATTTCTAATAACGTATCTTAACATATCGAAATTCTTAATTGGAATATTATCCGGTGTATTTTTCTTTGGCATATCCGCATTAGCCTCACCATTAGTTTCTAGAATAGCAGATAAGTTTACTAACTATTCCAGGATAATGGGAATAGGAATACTACTGTGGGGAATTGGACTAATACTATTCGGCTACTCACTACAACTCCACGTCTTGCCATTAACATTTATTTCAGTAGCGATAGCGGGTTTTGCATCAGCATTCTATCATCCAATAGGTGCCGCTGTTTTATCAATTACATACAAGGGAAATGCGGGTATTGCATTGGGTATAAACGGATCAATGGGTAGCCTAGGTAGAGCGATTTACCCAACATTAACATTATCCCTATTTGCAATATTGAATAAGGACATGACCTTAGATGCTTTAATAATAGGCTTAATATCAATAATAGCAGCATTACCATCATTATTCCTAAAGATTACTATTACTAAAGAAGAAGATCCTAAAACACCTTCCCTTTCTAATACGACCAATACCAGAAGTGCACTATTTGTGGTAATCTTACTAACAATTATTGCGCTATTACGAAGTATATTTGGCCAAGGTATCTCACAATTCCTTCCGACATTATTAGTAGAAAATTATGGTTACTCTTATAACGTTAATTTAGGTGAAGTGATTACCATTGCCCTAGCTGCAGCTGTAGTTGGGCAACCGATACTGGGATTTCTATCAGACAGAGTAGGTAGAAGGCTAATTTATGCCATATCGACCTTTGGTGCAGCCATAATGCTACTTCTATTCCTAAGAATACCAAACATTGCCTTACTGTCACTATTTGGATTCTTTAACTTCAGCGCATTTCCATTAATGCTATCAATAGTTGGAGATTTCGTACCTAGAAACTCAGCCAGTTTTGCCAACTCGCTAGTTTGGGGACTAGGAGTTACTGGTGGGGGAGTTATTGGACCAATAGTAGTAGGAGCGATATCTCAGGTTTCAAACTTAGTATTTGCAAGCGAAATAGTAACCATAATGGCTTTCATCGCTGGAGCATTAATAGCATTGATTCCTAGACCTCCAAAGAAAAGTAAGGTACCATTATTTGGGTAA
- a CDS encoding amylo-alpha-1,6-glucosidase, with protein MIPLDQCEEEWLLPTRTGGYASSTICGINSRTYHGYLIVPLNQPHHRFLILSKFEDFLLINGNTYPMSTNYYPNIYYPDGYKYLVNVEKNSNNKITWHYDFGYSQVEKTLKVHKGYNAITITYIATRGKFKLCPFITFRSHHLAKKFQNEFFTYEIYPPNIIYVLYEGKRILNFEIYDKYELVNSGYWYYNFIYKLDQELGNNYIEDLYNPFCIISTSNKISVTVYYDQRPKDLNVEENDHHDILKLLSVAGKDFVVKGKDGWAIIAGYHWFDEWGRDTFISLEGLLLIDKQYDIAKQIILRYLNLEKKGMLPNNFISYNGEPVYKGVDISLWAINAIYKTYIYSRDKNFIRSVIDKVLDIIDWYSKGNGIVYNINNLIFHKGAPRTWMDASYDSRIVTPREGAAVEINALWYNALKITEFLLKELGEKAEYLADIAEKVKKSFAEKFISQNSLYDYISWDNIPDKSLRPNQIFSISLPFPIIDDKNLASKILTLIESKLLRQYGLSSLSREDPNYKPVYKGDRKSRDEAYHNGPIWPWLLGAYVDAKLKLETNIMELKLLLEYLNPLLTHASKHQGYIPEIFDDIPPYRPRGCFAQAWSNAEVYRVLVDLSKL; from the coding sequence ATGATTCCCTTAGACCAGTGCGAGGAGGAATGGCTTTTACCAACTAGGACTGGAGGATATGCGTCATCCACGATATGTGGAATAAACTCCAGAACTTATCACGGATACTTAATAGTTCCATTAAACCAGCCACATCACAGATTCCTAATACTTTCTAAGTTTGAAGACTTCTTACTTATTAACGGGAATACATACCCGATGTCAACTAATTATTATCCTAACATATATTATCCAGATGGGTATAAATATTTAGTCAACGTTGAAAAAAACAGTAACAATAAAATAACCTGGCATTATGACTTCGGCTATTCACAAGTGGAAAAAACTCTAAAGGTTCATAAAGGTTACAATGCTATAACAATTACCTATATTGCAACAAGGGGTAAATTCAAATTGTGTCCCTTCATCACTTTTAGAAGTCACCATCTAGCTAAAAAATTCCAAAACGAATTCTTTACATACGAGATTTATCCGCCAAATATAATTTATGTATTATATGAGGGAAAGAGAATTTTGAACTTTGAAATTTATGATAAGTATGAGCTAGTGAATTCTGGTTATTGGTATTATAACTTTATTTATAAACTAGATCAAGAGTTAGGAAATAACTACATAGAAGATTTATATAATCCATTCTGCATTATCTCAACCTCAAATAAGATCTCAGTTACAGTATATTACGACCAACGTCCAAAGGATTTAAACGTTGAAGAAAATGACCATCATGATATTTTAAAGCTTCTTTCTGTAGCAGGAAAAGACTTTGTAGTTAAAGGAAAAGATGGTTGGGCAATTATAGCTGGATATCACTGGTTCGACGAATGGGGAAGAGATACTTTCATATCTTTGGAGGGACTTCTACTTATTGATAAACAATACGATATTGCTAAACAGATAATTCTCAGATATTTAAATCTTGAAAAGAAGGGTATGCTACCAAACAATTTCATAAGCTATAACGGAGAACCAGTATACAAAGGTGTCGATATTTCACTCTGGGCCATAAACGCAATTTACAAAACTTATATTTACTCAAGAGATAAGAACTTCATTAGAAGCGTGATTGACAAGGTTCTGGATATAATAGACTGGTATTCTAAGGGAAATGGAATAGTCTATAACATTAATAATCTAATTTTCCACAAAGGAGCCCCAAGAACTTGGATGGACGCATCTTATGATAGTAGAATAGTAACTCCAAGAGAAGGAGCAGCTGTTGAAATAAACGCATTATGGTATAACGCATTAAAGATAACTGAATTCTTACTTAAGGAACTAGGAGAAAAAGCTGAATATTTAGCAGATATAGCAGAAAAAGTTAAGAAATCATTTGCAGAGAAATTCATTTCACAAAACAGTCTTTACGACTATATAAGCTGGGATAACATTCCCGATAAAAGTTTAAGACCTAATCAGATATTTTCTATTTCTTTACCATTCCCTATAATAGATGATAAGAATTTAGCTTCTAAGATCTTAACACTTATTGAAAGTAAATTGCTTAGGCAATACGGATTAAGTAGTTTAAGTAGAGAAGATCCTAACTATAAACCAGTATATAAGGGGGATAGGAAAAGTAGGGATGAGGCTTATCATAATGGACCCATATGGCCTTGGCTACTAGGTGCATACGTTGATGCTAAGTTAAAACTTGAAACCAACATAATGGAATTAAAACTTTTGCTAGAATATCTAAATCCCCTTCTAACCCACGCCAGCAAACATCAAGGATATATCCCGGAAATTTTTGATGATATACCACCATATAGGCCAAGGGGATGTTTTGCACAAGCGTGGAGTAACGCAGAGGTATATAGAGTGCTTGTTGACTTATCCAAACTATAG
- a CDS encoding glycoside hydrolase family 15 protein → MRVSSIGNGKMLINFDEKGRIVDIYYPYIGMENQTSGNPIRLAIWDKDRNVLSLDEEWETTVLYLDEANMVEIRSDIKKLGLSLLSYIFLDFEDPIYMSIIKIANNESNNKNIKTFFIHDINLYSNPFGDTAFYDPLSLSIVHYKSKRYLAFKAFTTTSTFSEYNVGKGDLIGDIYDGNLGLNGIENGDVNSSIGIETNIDPNSYVKIYYVIVADKNLEDLRQKIRKINFANVETSFTLTYMFWRNWLKKNKLFRNSLMQDIKRIYDVSLFVIRNHMDINGSIIASSDFSFVKIYGDSYQYCWPRDAAIAAYALDLAGYKELALRHFQFISNIVNSEGFLYHKYNPNTTLASSWHPWFYKGKRIYPIQEDETALEVWAIASHYEKYEDIDEILPLYKKFVKPALKFMMSFMEEGLPKPSFDLWEERYGIHIYTVSTVYGALTKGAKLAYDIGDEILSEDLSDTSSLLKGMVLKRMTYNGRFVRRIDEENNQDLTVDSSLYAPFFFGLVDANDKVMINTINEIENKLIVNGGVIRYENDMYQRRKKQPNPWIITTLWLAEYYASINDKNKANEYIKWVINRALPTGFLPEQVDPETFEPTSVTPLVWSHAEFIIAINKLLNHI, encoded by the coding sequence ATGAGAGTTTCTTCCATAGGAAATGGTAAGATGCTGATAAACTTTGATGAGAAAGGTAGAATAGTTGATATTTATTATCCTTACATAGGAATGGAAAACCAGACCTCTGGAAACCCGATTAGGTTAGCTATTTGGGATAAAGATAGGAACGTTCTATCTCTAGATGAAGAATGGGAAACTACCGTATTATATCTAGATGAAGCAAATATGGTTGAGATTAGGAGCGATATTAAGAAATTAGGACTCTCTCTTCTCTCTTACATTTTTTTAGATTTTGAGGATCCAATATATATGTCTATTATAAAAATAGCAAATAATGAAAGTAATAACAAAAATATAAAAACATTTTTTATACATGATATAAATTTATACTCTAATCCCTTTGGGGATACCGCATTTTATGATCCTCTATCTCTTTCAATTGTCCATTACAAATCTAAACGATATCTAGCCTTTAAAGCATTTACTACAACATCGACATTTTCTGAATATAATGTAGGCAAAGGCGATTTGATTGGAGATATTTATGATGGTAATTTAGGGCTTAATGGTATAGAAAATGGGGATGTGAATTCGAGCATAGGTATAGAAACAAATATAGATCCTAATTCCTATGTAAAAATATACTACGTAATTGTTGCAGATAAGAACTTAGAGGATTTAAGGCAAAAAATAAGAAAAATAAACTTCGCAAACGTAGAGACCTCGTTCACGTTAACCTATATGTTTTGGCGGAATTGGTTAAAGAAAAATAAACTCTTCAGAAACAGTTTAATGCAAGATATTAAGAGAATCTACGATGTAAGCCTTTTTGTAATTAGAAATCACATGGACATCAACGGGTCAATAATAGCTTCCTCAGACTTCTCCTTTGTAAAGATCTATGGAGATTCATATCAATATTGTTGGCCTAGGGATGCTGCAATAGCTGCTTATGCTCTAGATCTAGCTGGCTACAAAGAATTAGCATTAAGACACTTTCAATTCATTTCTAATATAGTAAATTCTGAGGGTTTCTTATACCATAAATACAATCCAAATACAACTCTAGCTAGTTCTTGGCATCCTTGGTTTTATAAAGGGAAAAGAATATATCCGATTCAGGAAGATGAGACAGCATTAGAAGTATGGGCAATAGCTAGCCATTACGAAAAATATGAAGATATTGACGAGATACTTCCATTATATAAGAAGTTCGTAAAACCAGCCTTAAAATTTATGATGTCCTTTATGGAAGAGGGATTGCCAAAACCATCTTTTGATCTATGGGAAGAAAGATACGGCATACATATTTATACAGTATCTACAGTTTATGGTGCGTTGACAAAGGGAGCAAAGTTAGCTTACGACATAGGAGATGAAATATTAAGTGAAGACTTAAGTGATACGTCAAGTTTATTAAAAGGAATGGTTTTGAAACGAATGACATATAATGGAAGGTTTGTTAGAAGAATAGATGAAGAAAACAATCAAGATCTAACCGTGGACTCGAGTCTCTATGCTCCATTCTTCTTTGGTCTTGTAGATGCAAATGACAAAGTTATGATAAATACCATTAACGAGATTGAAAATAAATTGATCGTAAACGGTGGAGTAATAAGGTATGAGAACGATATGTATCAGAGAAGGAAAAAACAACCGAATCCTTGGATAATTACAACATTATGGTTAGCTGAATATTATGCGTCAATTAACGATAAAAATAAGGCAAACGAGTACATAAAATGGGTAATTAATAGGGCATTGCCTACTGGCTTTTTACCAGAACAAGTTGATCCAGAAACTTTTGAGCCAACATCAGTTACACCTTTAGTATGGTCTCACGCTGAATTCATAATAGCAATTAATAAGCTCTTAAACCATATATAA
- a CDS encoding nucleotidyltransferase family protein, translated as MAKWDISDVKVIIPIGGEATRLRPLTIETSKAAVRLLNRPLIEYTILELAKQGIKEFIFGVRGYVNYRSLFDLFKEGIGFSARYKIKPRVHFKYQPRVDSIGNADSVRINIEYYDINEPIIVVQGDNIFKLDIVKALEFHESKGSLMTIVLKKYEGDLSEFGVADTTGDLAIRKFVEKPKRREDAPSDLINTGIYILSPEIRKIFKSNDVKEMYKMGKMDFGKDIIPYLINKGYPIYGYPMKEIWFDIGTPERYLDAMITLLHTLPDSEIGGIRIDPNRRIFVQGTSPDSRKRRKEIQRKFKKGLIKIEGDVLIGRHCQIGEYTYIEESNIDNFTMIGKGVKIIRSAIMDRGYIGDNVYIENSIIGRHVEIRSNDEKPVRIINSVIADDVIIGEGSEIIGSRIYPHKFINVGSRIHDTILT; from the coding sequence ATGGCTAAGTGGGATATATCAGATGTAAAAGTCATAATTCCTATAGGTGGAGAGGCTACTCGATTACGACCTTTAACAATAGAGACATCTAAAGCAGCTGTTAGATTACTTAATAGACCCCTTATTGAATACACGATTTTAGAGTTAGCTAAACAAGGAATTAAGGAGTTTATCTTTGGTGTAAGAGGATATGTAAATTATAGGTCTTTATTCGACTTATTCAAGGAGGGTATTGGTTTTTCTGCAAGATATAAGATTAAGCCAAGAGTTCACTTTAAGTATCAACCGAGAGTAGATAGTATAGGTAACGCTGACTCTGTCAGAATAAATATCGAATATTATGACATCAATGAACCTATTATAGTAGTACAAGGTGATAATATATTCAAATTAGATATAGTAAAGGCATTAGAATTTCATGAATCTAAAGGCTCGCTAATGACTATAGTGTTAAAGAAATATGAAGGAGACCTTAGTGAATTTGGCGTAGCCGATACTACTGGAGACTTGGCAATAAGAAAATTTGTTGAAAAGCCTAAAAGAAGGGAGGATGCACCTTCAGATCTCATAAATACGGGAATTTATATTCTCTCCCCTGAGATAAGGAAGATATTTAAGAGTAACGATGTGAAGGAAATGTACAAGATGGGTAAAATGGATTTCGGAAAGGATATAATTCCATATCTGATAAATAAGGGTTACCCTATTTATGGATATCCCATGAAGGAAATATGGTTTGATATAGGTACTCCAGAGCGTTATTTGGACGCAATGATTACGCTTTTGCACACATTACCAGATTCTGAAATAGGTGGGATAAGGATAGATCCTAATAGACGTATATTTGTACAAGGAACAAGTCCGGATTCAAGGAAGAGAAGAAAGGAAATACAGAGAAAATTCAAAAAAGGGCTCATAAAAATTGAAGGGGATGTGCTTATAGGAAGACATTGCCAAATAGGTGAGTATACATATATAGAGGAATCTAATATAGATAATTTCACGATGATTGGCAAAGGAGTTAAGATAATAAGAAGCGCGATTATGGACAGAGGTTATATTGGAGATAACGTATATATTGAAAATTCGATAATAGGTAGGCATGTCGAGATAAGGTCAAATGATGAGAAACCAGTTAGAATAATAAATAGTGTAATTGCAGACGATGTAATAATAGGGGAAGGTAGTGAAATCATAGGTTCTAGAATTTATCCACACAAGTTTATAAATGTCGGCAGTAGAATTCATGATACAATATTAACGTGA
- a CDS encoding glycoside hydrolase family 57 protein: MKRIILGFEVHQPFRIRRDFFWNPRFRQNLEDRFFDTDRNKEIFERIKKNCYIPATNIILNSIERAEEEGKDVKYFFSISGTFLEQAERWGREVIELFQQLAYTHKVEFLAQTYYHSITGLWEDKSEWKEQIKMHRDAIKSFFGQYPTTFENTELITKRDIIEEAEKMGFKMILSEGTSKNLNGRSPNYVYKLKGHEIRILFRNYILSDDIAFRFSNPNWDQYPLTASKYADWISKSEGNVGLIFVDYETFGEHHKEHTGILEFLKWLPIELENKGVEMIMPKNVYNDVYDEIEISHITSWADIEKDEKSWLGNIMQWAYDDAVRRAEMPSKELGGDYLRVWRYFTTSDNYYYLYLGHGSPAEVHSYFNAFGSPIDAFINEFYAISTFIHEEINKLNIRNEPYIFMLGDKRASIAWNEKEFMEIIMRDERFKTHLKNLRQWLGNEKD, translated from the coding sequence ATGAAAAGAATAATATTGGGATTTGAAGTTCATCAACCATTTAGAATTAGAAGAGATTTCTTCTGGAACCCTAGATTTAGGCAAAACTTAGAGGATAGATTTTTCGATACGGATAGAAATAAAGAGATATTTGAGAGAATAAAGAAGAACTGTTATATTCCTGCAACTAATATAATACTCAACTCCATTGAAAGAGCTGAAGAGGAAGGTAAAGACGTTAAATACTTCTTTTCAATTTCAGGTACTTTCTTAGAGCAAGCTGAAAGATGGGGAAGAGAAGTAATAGAGTTGTTTCAACAATTAGCGTATACGCATAAAGTTGAGTTTCTAGCACAAACCTATTACCATTCAATAACTGGACTTTGGGAAGATAAAAGTGAGTGGAAAGAGCAGATTAAAATGCATAGGGATGCTATAAAATCGTTTTTTGGGCAATATCCTACTACTTTTGAAAATACAGAATTAATAACTAAAAGGGATATTATAGAAGAAGCTGAAAAGATGGGCTTTAAGATGATTTTAAGTGAGGGAACTAGCAAGAATTTAAATGGAAGAAGTCCAAATTATGTATATAAATTAAAGGGACATGAGATTAGAATATTGTTTAGAAATTATATATTAAGTGACGATATAGCTTTTAGATTTTCTAATCCAAACTGGGATCAATATCCGTTAACAGCTTCCAAATATGCTGATTGGATAAGTAAGAGTGAGGGAAATGTGGGATTAATATTCGTAGATTACGAGACTTTTGGAGAACACCACAAGGAACATACTGGAATTTTAGAATTTCTCAAATGGCTACCAATAGAGCTTGAGAATAAAGGAGTGGAAATGATAATGCCAAAGAACGTTTACAATGATGTCTACGATGAAATAGAGATCTCTCATATCACATCATGGGCAGATATAGAAAAAGATGAGAAAAGTTGGTTAGGTAATATAATGCAATGGGCTTACGATGACGCAGTCAGAAGAGCTGAAATGCCATCAAAGGAATTGGGTGGCGATTATTTAAGAGTATGGAGATATTTTACTACGAGCGACAACTACTATTATCTTTATTTAGGGCATGGGAGTCCAGCTGAAGTACATTCATATTTTAACGCCTTTGGATCCCCGATAGACGCGTTTATAAATGAATTTTATGCAATATCAACATTTATACATGAGGAGATAAATAAATTAAATATTAGGAATGAGCCTTATATATTCATGTTAGGAGATAAGAGAGCATCAATAGCTTGGAATGAAAAAGAGTTCATGGAAATTATAATGAGAGATGAAAGGTTTAAAACTCATTTGAAAAACTTAAGGCAGTGGTTAGGAAATGAGAAGGATTGA
- a CDS encoding glycosyltransferase translates to MRRIESLWLPEDIKKVWMITFELQKIASVGGLGNAVYNIAKHLAEKGVNVTVFLPSHGRHLNEYYRSLLSLRHIDMVVEGRRKGIDNNYYNYKIGFEEGKIDNFKVILVKGLDYNTGRVLDSWNVYDNTLEKISLLTRGLEGFTLGNMSNLPDIIHAQDWHAVIPAVRIKQLLEERRTIIPVIYTIHLLNYIGVPWHYASQDWSGIEDCWHYIWMVAKHELYKYSYVWDVLSNGKIEKFGCYESDMVSSVSYSYLSFDVFNFVGNWVANKSCVTYNGTDWDVEEIQNKAVTMYGTKDRRELRRRLLSSLHSLRVIPEDYTTGNMLWNSRGMLGLRDDWTYDDLGEGPLVLFTGRLVYQKGVDLLFRAMKTVVNEINNARLLVFGIPSGDYNLLWDIIQRASEIKDNMRLIVGRMDLDLYKLFHYVSSVFVIPSRWEPFGINSIEAMAMGLPVIAYAVGGLRETVVDIREDKDNGTGFLIKPESIDELAKAIKTALYLSEASELNRSDLLYKVSEVKVDNARYWDKVRENAITRVKTRFRWDAVINSLIECYRKTLDMAKYRALASF, encoded by the coding sequence ATGAGAAGGATTGAATCATTATGGTTACCTGAGGATATTAAAAAAGTGTGGATGATAACATTTGAATTGCAAAAGATAGCAAGCGTGGGAGGATTAGGAAATGCTGTATATAATATTGCTAAACATCTAGCTGAAAAAGGAGTAAACGTTACGGTTTTCTTACCATCTCATGGAAGACATCTAAATGAATATTATAGGTCTCTCTTAAGTTTAAGGCATATTGACATGGTTGTTGAAGGAAGAAGAAAGGGTATAGATAATAACTATTACAATTATAAAATAGGGTTTGAAGAAGGAAAAATAGATAATTTCAAGGTAATTCTGGTAAAAGGATTAGATTATAATACTGGTAGGGTATTGGATTCGTGGAACGTTTATGATAACACATTGGAGAAAATTTCGTTACTAACAAGAGGATTAGAGGGGTTCACTTTAGGCAATATGTCTAACCTTCCAGATATCATCCATGCACAAGATTGGCACGCTGTAATTCCCGCAGTTAGGATAAAACAGCTATTGGAAGAGAGACGAACAATCATCCCAGTTATTTACACTATTCACTTACTGAATTATATCGGTGTACCTTGGCATTACGCTTCTCAAGACTGGTCTGGAATTGAGGATTGCTGGCATTATATTTGGATGGTAGCTAAGCACGAATTATACAAATATTCATATGTATGGGATGTGTTGTCAAATGGAAAAATTGAGAAATTTGGTTGTTACGAGTCTGATATGGTAAGCAGTGTAAGTTACAGTTATTTAAGTTTCGACGTATTTAATTTTGTAGGAAATTGGGTAGCCAATAAATCATGTGTAACATATAATGGTACGGATTGGGATGTAGAAGAGATTCAGAATAAGGCTGTTACAATGTATGGGACTAAGGATAGAAGGGAGTTAAGGAGAAGGCTACTTTCATCTCTACACTCACTTAGAGTTATTCCAGAGGATTACACTACTGGCAATATGCTATGGAATAGTAGAGGTATGTTAGGATTAAGAGATGATTGGACTTATGATGATTTAGGAGAAGGACCTTTGGTTTTATTTACTGGGAGATTAGTATATCAAAAGGGTGTAGATTTACTTTTTAGGGCTATGAAAACTGTTGTGAATGAAATAAATAATGCTAGGCTTTTGGTTTTTGGAATTCCATCCGGAGATTATAACTTACTTTGGGATATTATACAGAGGGCTTCAGAAATTAAGGATAACATGAGGTTAATAGTAGGTAGAATGGATTTAGATTTATATAAGTTATTTCATTACGTTTCTTCAGTCTTCGTCATTCCATCTAGATGGGAACCATTTGGTATAAATTCAATTGAGGCTATGGCTATGGGGTTACCAGTAATTGCCTATGCTGTAGGAGGTTTAAGAGAAACTGTAGTCGACATTAGAGAGGATAAGGATAATGGAACAGGTTTCTTAATTAAACCTGAAAGTATAGACGAATTAGCTAAAGCTATAAAGACTGCGTTATATTTGTCAGAGGCTTCTGAGCTTAATAGAAGCGATTTACTATATAAGGTGAGTGAGGTCAAAGTAGATAATGCGAGATACTGGGATAAGGTACGTGAAAATGCAATAACTAGGGTTAAGACTAGATTTAGATGGGACGCAGTAATAAACTCTTTAATTGAGTGCTATAGAAAGACTCTCGATATGGCTAAATATAGGGCTTTAGCCTCCTTTTGA
- a CDS encoding FAD-dependent oxidoreductase encodes MKVGIVGGGIVGLFTAYYLGKEEIKDIIIYEKSFLGAGSIHAAGLIEPYRFDKINTISMIKKMLKYKMNGSTDIKEVDKVWLIELIKNLEKDPPKEAWDTMREMAKFSLSEYKRMAEEKNDFDYYEDGLLELYHNSKEFENGIEDEKKSPFSPKFEVEEIRGFAGGIFFPELSRISTEKFVNRISREISNNIKVRSEEVSKVSEEGYINEEKYDLVIVAAGIWSRILKIPLTAFKGYGYRVKGVSNLNRAAVIVDYGLAISPLSDHIKITGGFDADFSIDSKRAEKFLKKAEELVDIQYVIDLNMGFRPCSPDGFPIIGRRNNLVLATGACRLGWSYGPAMGRYAADLALGKVKDVGYLSRYYHE; translated from the coding sequence TTGAAAGTTGGAATTGTAGGAGGAGGGATAGTAGGTTTATTTACTGCTTATTACTTAGGTAAGGAAGAGATAAAAGACATTATAATATATGAAAAAAGTTTCTTAGGAGCTGGCTCTATACATGCTGCAGGATTAATAGAACCATATAGATTTGATAAAATAAATACCATTAGCATGATTAAAAAGATGTTAAAATATAAAATGAATGGAAGTACTGACATAAAGGAAGTTGATAAAGTTTGGCTGATTGAGCTCATTAAGAATCTTGAAAAAGATCCTCCAAAAGAAGCTTGGGATACAATGAGAGAGATGGCTAAATTTTCTTTGTCGGAATACAAGAGGATGGCTGAAGAAAAGAACGATTTCGATTACTATGAAGATGGTCTTCTTGAATTATATCACAATTCTAAAGAGTTTGAGAATGGGATAGAGGATGAGAAAAAGAGTCCTTTTAGTCCTAAGTTTGAAGTAGAGGAGATAAGGGGTTTCGCAGGCGGGATATTCTTTCCGGAACTAAGTAGAATATCTACTGAAAAATTTGTTAATAGAATTTCAAGAGAAATCAGTAACAATATAAAGGTTAGGAGTGAAGAGGTTAGCAAGGTATCTGAAGAAGGATACATAAATGAGGAAAAATATGATTTAGTAATAGTAGCAGCTGGGATTTGGTCTAGAATCCTTAAAATTCCATTAACTGCGTTTAAGGGTTATGGGTACAGAGTAAAAGGCGTTAGCAATTTAAATCGCGCTGCAGTTATTGTAGATTATGGTCTAGCTATCTCGCCATTAAGTGATCACATAAAGATAACTGGAGGATTTGATGCAGACTTTTCAATTGACTCTAAAAGAGCTGAAAAATTTCTAAAAAAGGCTGAAGAATTAGTTGATATTCAATACGTTATCGATCTAAACATGGGTTTTAGGCCATGCTCACCAGATGGTTTCCCAATAATAGGAAGGAGAAATAATCTAGTATTGGCTACTGGAGCGTGCAGATTAGGATGGAGTTATGGGCCCGCTATGGGTAGATACGCTGCCGATCTAGCTTTAGGTAAAGTGAAGGATGTCGGCTATCTTTCACGATACTATCATGAATAG
- a CDS encoding DUF1955 domain-containing protein produces MSESQELRRKLIEAKKLILDGFVDQGIELLSKTITSENIKESNWVICNIIDTADCEAVVKTLDSIGKIFDMSPCANIKRIVYCYALKNKMSEYVDLTLDIIVKLNKKDLLDKLYNDLKNEKINPEFLLKIGIAYKKLGAVRESNEVLRKACENGLKEACENIKEIASKIM; encoded by the coding sequence ATGAGCGAGAGCCAAGAACTAAGAAGAAAATTGATTGAAGCTAAAAAACTGATATTAGATGGTTTTGTTGACCAAGGAATTGAACTTCTCTCTAAGACAATTACCTCAGAAAACATTAAAGAGTCAAATTGGGTTATATGTAATATAATAGATACAGCAGATTGTGAGGCTGTTGTAAAAACCCTAGATTCCATAGGAAAAATATTTGACATGTCTCCTTGTGCTAATATAAAGAGAATAGTTTACTGTTATGCGTTAAAGAATAAAATGAGTGAATACGTTGATTTAACACTAGACATTATAGTTAAGTTAAATAAAAAGGATTTATTAGATAAACTATACAATGATTTGAAAAATGAAAAAATCAATCCAGAGTTCTTATTGAAGATAGGAATTGCTTACAAGAAACTAGGTGCAGTTAGAGAAAGTAATGAGGTCTTAAGGAAAGCATGTGAAAATGGGTTAAAAGAAGCGTGCGAAAACATTAAAGAAATAGCTAGTAAGATTATGTAA